tatagaggtaattttttacagatttagcTTCAAGGAGCGCTTGGGCGTTAATCCAGGTGTCAACAGTTTTTTCACCTTTCACAAACTGTAAGCAACGATACGAGTGGTCGGTTTCTTATCGCtaggcacaaaaaccatttatTGCGATGACTGAAACTCGAATGAATGAATAACGACCGTGAGTCACACTCACATTTCGCTCTATATCTACACTCAACAGTAATAAGCTGCCGACCGATGAAGGAAGTTTCTCAACCTCCTCAACGCAACTTAGCTTAAATGGAAATAGGAAAGGAAAAAATGTGTACCTATCAAAAAGCGGCTGTTGATATTCAGCTAGAATTACAAGGAACTTGTTGAAGCTTTGTTCTATTGATCCAAGTTTGTTTGAAGAAATAATAGTACGTTTGTATTATTTAGACTTAGCTATTTAGATTAATTATTATGAATAGATGAAGAATCTTCTCTAGAAGAGCTTTTTAATATAATGCTGGGTTTCGGATGAACCGATCCCTATGAATGATTTGACTAAGTATTTACTTGCCTTTCTATCAGTTTCGTCAGCCAACGCTTGTGATGACCTTTAATCTCAGTTCGATGGTGTACATTAATGTAGGACACACACAGATAGGAGTGATTAGAGCGAGCTGAAGACCGTAGCGTAGCGTAGAGCACGGAAGTCTTCTTCAATTGAGGATGGCAGGAACAATCTTCTCTAGTCGATGTTTTTGTTTCCTTCTGCGTATGCTTGTTTTCACACTCAGGGTACCCCCGCTGAGCTTCGAATGGCCAACGTGCTAAGGGCTGAGTATAAATTCCAATTTCTTTGTACACCGAGTCCGTTTCCTTACACACCCGTACGTGGCTTCGACTCGGTAGGTACCGTATCCAAGTCCCAATTTATGAATAAACTGGCACTAATCTAATCCACCTATAGCTAGAGACTGTGTGCACTGTATATATACGTACGTATGTAGATATGCTATGGTGCCTAATTATTACACAGCACGGCCTTGAATGGTCCGAGAAGGAATGTTTTCATAATCATCCATCATTGACTTGCCTGCTCTTCAGACTTACTTTCGTTCCGCTGGGCTCAACACTTGTTATCTTCATTTCCCTTTCTACATCCCTGGCGGAACAACCACTTGCTTCGGCACTAAATCCACCGAGTCACCAATTGAAATGCTTCCATTATCATTTTTCTTCGATACCCAAGCATTCAgtgacattttattttcaaaacattttccgaTACTAGGTGTAGCGTTCAACAATCGATGATTTTCTTCCCCGTAATTAATTATTCCGTTTTGGTGTGCCAGCCAGCTATTAACTTCAATTATCTCCAGTAAATCATCAATCGGTATCCAAGAGCTGCAGAAGCCCCTCCAAAATTCTCCAGGAAAACAAATCACAGAACACTGCACCCTGGACCCACCAAGGACAACTTTATCATTATCCGGATCGAAACGCAACTAATGGCACCCGACCGATCTCGACAATCATAAAAACGAATCGTAATCACACCAACATTCACTATAAAACACGACGATTGCAAGCAATGAAAACGACACTACTTAATtgttcgaaatttcaatttattcctGCGCCCGTCCGTCGTATAAAGGTTTTGCTGCCGATGGATAATCCTTTTTGTTTGGGCTGATGCATTTGCTGAGCACTTCAAAAtccattatgaaaaaaaaacactcgatATCGGATCGCGCACCAAAAATTCCTCAAAAAGAATAAGAAAAGTGACGTTTCGTTAGCGTGACAGACGTcaaatcggttttttttctgctgcgaCCTCGTGTCGGACTCACGAGAATTCCTTTCTAATCTATTGAAAGGTAAATTATACCGCAAGAATATGTAaatctagagtttttttttgattaagtcgtatgaacCACATGtcttgtttcgagaaaattgattttgaagttttgtaacaCATTTTCAATTCTAGTATTTTAAATATAGATCAGAAATGTCCAACAAATGTATAAACGTTTCAAAAATAGATAAGAAATGTTCTAGTGTATTCGATATAGGCATAAACTTAGTAGTTCGAGAAAACAAGCACTTACAACCTTTTGCATTATGTGCTTGGTGTTAACGTCGTTTTGTTAAACTATACATTTAAGCCTAAAACATGATTTCTTCCGTCTCATACTTCATTGATGGCTGCTAACTGATTCAACTGTTAGCTTTCTAACATAATATGTCCCTTCTGTACAGGGGCGCAATAATTGGCATGTCATTTCGGGAACTCTTTATGTGGCAGTGTTTGGCAATCCTTAAAACAAGAATTAAAGGAGGAGGACTTACCTATGAATCTCTGGAGCATTGTCAGGACTTCCGTTGGGTGATACGCGCTCTACAGAATGACACGGCAGGTTTGGAACGGGCCCTGTCCAAGTAAGAACCTATACTCCAGTGAAATATTTTCCTTTTAACCACTGCAGCAGCCTGGAATTAACGGTTTGTGGTTattttaatcgattttctgTTTGCATGGAACTCTTACAAGCAATTTCCGTCGAAAAAACTAAACACTACTATACTTTGCACCACATTTTCGTTTAAAATGCGAAAGGTCGCTTAAACCGAACTGCCGAACTGTTGTTTTGCGACTTTTTGCATGCACGCCAATTTAGTGCGATGCAAAtagtcgttaaaaccaaattacacttgaaaatgagaaagtctttatacgtcttaaattcaaatcatgctctaaattttattttttgatcaaatgacaccaaatttttaccaaatgtagAATACATGTATTTCAATCGTTTGCactaaataactcaattttgtttatgttggttcatacgacctaatcaaaacaaactctagaaatattCGGCAGCTTAAACACCAGTACCCGCGGGAATCACGAGATCGGagataaacatattttaaagaACTCGAGTTCGATATGGTGAAAATTTCGGTtgtttaataaagaaaaaatcaccGAAGCCCGGTTAATCGGCTCTTGAACGGACTCCGTTGATTTGTTTCTCAAGGAATATTAAGGAAATGATGATCGCAAAAACAAACTCCTGTATGAAATGCATGAAATTTGGCGGGAAAAAGAGATATTTCCGAATGAAcgaagaaatattgaaaaaaatatcatagaataaAATGGTCACAAACGGCCTTAACCGAGGATGTGTTTTCCAAACGAAAAATATCCGataactcttttgaaaaattaagaattccgctctataataaataacaattattcaTTCAAAAGGGATACACACAAAGTAACCGAAATAAATCTGTTATATTTGACAAGTGTCAATATCTTAACAATTCTTgctcgctaaatttgaaatactcagagcccggctaccttttactcagacgtCGCCACATGTATGAGGCAGCCGTCGGCTGATCTTAATGAACTCAGaaatcagcggaaaatttactcagacgtcagaaaattcggcactcagagaactcgagtgcttgaaggcgacaactgagtaaatgaTGATCAGTTTGTGCGAGGCGGTCGGACTTGGTTGTTTTCGtgcagcaaaaatttgaaaatttacatggTAAGCATTCATTTCAAAGGTCATTCTAAGCTATTATccgatattatttttattacaggGTTCTGTGACGAAAGTGGTCCAAATACAATTGCCATAACTAAATCTATTACGGCATAATGGGTCCCGGCCCGGGAGACAAAACCCGAcgggcgaaaaaaaattattttttttaaataaatgtgtatgcacaacatttgaacttttgttattcatcaaatcaacaaatcaatcaTTTGTCTGGAAAATAATATAAGATTAACTATTCTAGAATGAAAAAAGCGGCCAAAATCCGCTTCAGAattattcgcgcattctgagtaaccatggctcagttgtcgcgaaaatggctgttagtcagttctgagtaaaagccgtttagtcagaactgagtaggtgcggttttggcgacaactgagtagccgtcactctgaactgagtagctgaaagttagcgagtgGAGTGCCATGTTTGTCTTTCATTTTGAATGCTGACTGTTTTCATATTACCGAATGGATGACCAATCTCCCTTGTTAATATTTTGGCAACAAAAAATTTCGAGTTCCTctgaaaatctcgaaaaaaaacctGCGTTAACACTTACCGATATTTTTTCTCTAACCGTTAGTTCCAAAGCAACGGTCTATCAAACGTGGTTATGTTTAACACCATGGCTAAGGATAAAAATATTCgagatattttttatgtaaacaaaacaatacAAATCATATACAAATGAGCCGTACTcactttttggaaccagaaccACAGAGAACTGCGTGccagaacgtcagttcccctttgattCCAATGGCATGttggtaccaaaacgtcagtgcggaACTGCAATGTCAgttcgaaaattttcatctctTTCAGGCGAAATACAGGTATTGTAGACTCCTGGATTTTTGCATTGAGGCGAGCAGAATCTTTGCTGGCCTGcagtttatatgaaaaatcaccatttaaatttcatctgaTCCGAAAATTAGTGTCGGTCTATCTATTTTACTACAGATTTGTTCGATATCCTAATAATTTAAATAGAAACTCAATTACAGATTagatatttctttgaaaatcaggacaatttaaaaaatcaggacggcctttcaaaaatcatgacaaatcctgatttatcaggacacctggcacctctgcgaTGCGCGAAAATGAAGGCCGCTGTAACTAAACTGAACTCCGACAAGGCGGCAGCTGATTTGCATGTGTGCGTTGAAggcacaaataacaaaaaaagttcaacatcGGCGCGAACAGAAGTCGCGGTTCGTGCGTTTCATTCATATTCATCTCTTCGCAGAAGCTCGGCTATCGTCAACTTATTAggaatttttgaagttcaaatcgaattcggtagatttatttttattaggaACTGTTTGTTTAGCTTCatcttccaaaataaaataaatttaagctgCGTTAAGGTAAGTTATGCCTGTCTAAAGGTTAATTCAAAAGTGTGGTACGAACATGGTTGTCCATATTGATTATTCAATTCGAATAAAATTCATGTTTCAGAATGTCCAAGAATCCAGAGGATTATCCCAGTGACAGTGACGAAAGCGATGAGGATTTCAAACCCGACAAGGAAGAGGTCCAGTCTGGTAGTGAAATTGATTCCGACGATAACCTGGAGGAAGAGGACGATGATGACAAAACCAGTTCCAGAAAGCGGAAAAGGAAAGATGACAAGAGCAATAACAAAAAGGCGCGCAGTGCCGATTCCAAAACTAAACCAAATTCCCCGAAAAAATTAGACGAATTGGATGACGACGACGAGGAACAATTAACCGATGCTTTGTGGGCTGATTTTCTTGCTGGCACCGATAGTAGTTCCTCATCAAAAGTAACGGCTAAGAAGGAACCATCCAAAGCCACCTCAACCGTGGTTACCAAAAAACCTTCCGAAACCAGCGTGTCACAAACTGCTGTTTCCAATAAACTCTCGGAATCTGCTGAAACTCGAACAGTtacaaagatttttgaatttgctgGAGAAAAGGTTGAAGTTACGGAGAAAATTTCCTGT
This sequence is a window from Uranotaenia lowii strain MFRU-FL chromosome 3, ASM2978415v1, whole genome shotgun sequence. Protein-coding genes within it:
- the LOC129755638 gene encoding craniofacial development protein 1, coding for MSKNPEDYPSDSDESDEDFKPDKEEVQSGSEIDSDDNLEEEDDDDKTSSRKRKRKDDKSNNKKARSADSKTKPNSPKKLDELDDDDEEQLTDALWADFLAGTDSSSSSKVTAKKEPSKATSTVVTKKPSETSVSQTAVSNKLSESAETRTVTKIFEFAGEKVEVTEKISCAESVKSKPSPLSVSSGANGAGGLPKPAIGGSARPTLGSGGLGSVLNQIGKKNKLTTLEKTKLDWKQFKSHEGIEEELETHNKGKDGYLERQDFLQRTDVRQFEIEKSFRLTKRSNR